The Caenorhabditis elegans chromosome I genome includes the window TTTGGTCGCCTGCCTCTGGCTATCATTAAAATATGCAGGCACAGTAATGACAGCATCCCGTACAGAATGCCCAAGTACAGCTTCAGCCGTTTCTTTCATCTTCTGAAGTACCATTGCAGATATTTCTTCAGCATTgaattctcgtttttctccTTTCACTTCAACCTCAACAACGGGCTTTCCTTGTTTTCCTTTAACTGTGAATGGCCAATGTTTAATATCAGATTGAACAGTTTCTTCATCGAATCGTCTTCCAATTAGACGTTTTGCATCGAAAACTGTATTCTCCGGATTACGAGCGGCTTGATCTTTTGCTGCATCACCAACGAGTCTCTCTGTATCTGTAAAAGCCACGTAGGAAGGCGTAGTCTTGTTCCCTTCGGAGTTCGCGAGGATTTCAACCTGAAAacggaaaataaattatcttCTTCCAGTTTACataatcctaaaaattttcattcatttataCAACTACATACCTTTCCATTTTGATAAATACCGACACATGAGTACGTAGTACCCAAGTCGATTCCAATCGCTTTGCATGTAGACATATTCAGTTAATTTCAGCGTTTGAATAGCAGAAGTTAAAAATTCTTGTTTGGTTAAAATTCTGCATAAGATTTGAGTTTTTATACGTTCCTCTGGCATCTTCTAGAACCTTCTACAATTTACTAGATGCAAGGGGTGCTCCATCCTTTAGTTCTTCCACTGCCTGAGTCTCTGTGGGTCGCCTATGCTATTTTCTCTGTTCTCTTTTGCAAGAACGTTCTTGTGGCTGTTTTTTGGTTAGTGCATCACAGATGTTTACGCCAGGGAAAAGGAAAGAAATATCTAGAATAGGTCTTTGTTGTTGACGTTTCTAGTGGGGATTGGTTAAGCTAGGAACCATAGAGGAACTTTCTGGATTAAGAAACACTCATCGAACGTTTGCAAGAGAAGAATGTATATTTTAATATGAATCACTGGAAATTATAGAGTATCAAgggaatatttaaaaaaatgtttggctgtaattttttcttttcaaatagCGCCTCGAAAATCGCTGCAGTGTGCACACTCACAAATTCGTTTTCGCGATGACCGCATTGTGCCCGATGCTCGATTCATATGAGCCCATGGTGCTCACCGAGGCAATATGAGCATATCGCGATTTATAGGtaataaattgtttcaaaataagtaaatCTGCGTTTGGGGAACATTTTCTAATAGCTGTCAGTAATATTCAAGTAATAAGCGTCCACTTTTGTTGTTGTAAAATTGGTGATATTGAAATcaactatttaatttttgaattcttccaGAAAGGTAGTCGATTTGTGGCTGAAGCTGGTCTAACCCAATTACCACTTGTTCTACTCAACGGATATCCATTAGATGTGGTGAGTTCGTTCTTTCAAGTCATTTTTTACGGATAAcaagttttcatttgaaactATGTACACATTTcgaatttaaagaaaataactATTATTTACAGACATCAATTGAAAGATTTGAATCTTCGTTGacacaaaatattcaaaaacaaacaacaCGACTCCAACTTGCATTACTTCATGGACTAATTGAAGATTCTGTACAAATTGATCGTTGGTGGTTCGAGAAAAAGACAAATCCGGATATTATTCAACGCCTTAATCAGAGGTTCACAAAAATTCtggtttgtttaaaaattattgaaaattgtatttcaggATCACTACGGCATTCAACAAtaaggaatttttgaatatcagcaggtttttagaattaatacaaaataaatatattaggAACAGTTTGTTTTCAGAAGatctattcaatttttaaagaatgtGCACTATTTCTCGGAGGAATCTGATACAGTTTTAGCGAATGCggtaaaattgataaaacgtgataattaaaaattgaactaattTTTAGGATGTTACAACATGGATTATTGCTGATTTTGAGAATCCATCAAATCGGTTATTTGCTACCAAAGCTATTCGATCTATTGCAtctcagaaaaataataagattGCACTGATCCCAAATCCATCAAGCTCTCGGAGCAACGACAATCCATGCtcgttcaattttgaaaatgttggacCAAACTCTGACATGACgattctatcaaaaattgagagtttttgtatgaaaaatattaatttatctCCTTTGGATATTGGAGTTAATCCTGGAGAAACGGTTGTAGTGTCGAATGGATTGCTAATTGGGCCTCTTGCTGGAAGAACTGAGCTTTTGAAAACGGATGATTTCAATTATTTGGATACATTTTGGAAAGAGAAAGGAGCAACAGTGAGCAGTTTTACCaaactttataaatttctgAGCATTTCAGAAAGCTGCAacgtttttcaacgaaaatacAGTGTATGACGTCACTATCAGTTTCTACTGCTctatcgcaaaaaaatttaaagaagaCCAGCAAAGAATGGATTTTGATGAGTTCATGGAATCAGGAAATGGGTAATTAAATTTgtaacagtttcaaaaatacattacTAAAAACAGATTAAATCGAATTTGTTCAAAAGTGATGGAAGCAAATTGCTAATTAGTCTTGTAGTTCTTATTATAGGCTAAATTGAAGCAAATAGATATGGCAGAGTgtcaaatacatttttctttttttttagtggTATTTTAGCATTTTGAACTACGCCGagtatttcaaattcaatttaacGTTTTTCTGTCAAAACATATAGGACACAACTAATTCTATGAACACGTGACTTTCAGAAATACAATCATATTTCCTCCAATTGATTCCACCAATTCAACAATTACTGTAACTTGGATCGCCAATCCAGTATCACGAGAAGCtcaacaaataatttcagtcgTTAAAATTCTGCAAAGAATCACCAATTCACGAATCGAAGTTTGACTTTGCAGGATACtatcaaataataaaataagttTAGATAATCTTCAATCCGTCTGCCGATATTCAAGAAATGCCCATTAAAcgattttatcgatttgttGCAAACGAAAAGCTTTTGTTTAATGAAGATGGATCAATGGAAAATCATTCTGTAGTATTCTCAAATCTTcctcaaaaacaattattgacAATGTCTCTTGAGACAAATGATGCTTGGATGATTGAAGTGAAAAAGGCGGAATATGATTTAGATAATATTCTATTAGAAACAGTAAGTATATGCATTTAGAGTTATGTAACCATTaggatattttcatattttcaagttttgatttaCAGGCATCAGAGGACGTTGAAGCAGTTTACAGCTTGGAGCATATTCTTGTCGAAGGTACATCTCGGAAGATGAGTGGAGAAGCATCAGATGGATTGGAAGTTGAATTGAGTTCGGGTGGCAAGAACTATGACACAATAGTCATGTTGAACTTaggatattttcaattgaaggTATATACTTCTGTTACTAATTTTATATTCATACTTTGCTTTTTAAACAGGCTGAACCAGGAGTTTGGAATCTGCATTTAAGAAATGGACATTCGGCGGACGAACACAAAATTGTGACGATTGACTCGATTCCAGTTGAGAATGATATTCAAATTGTTGTTGGTTAgtacaatttgaaaagttatattcaattttagatttgtttttgtttagcGAAGTATGAATAGGAaagttaaataatttatttgatcAATTTACACGTAATTCATACTTAAtactcaataattttcagactcgttttctggaaaatgggTAGAACTTTCTGTTGAGGAGCTTACCGAACCGAAAGAGTCAGATGACGAGTTATCAATTGAAAGTCTTTTGAACAGTGCTAAAAAGTTAgtaattattatttgaaatttctattaaaaacatattttagcTACTTCGCATCACCTGAACCATCAGAagtcataaatgtattttcgCTTGCTTCTGGTCATCTCTACGAACGTTTCATGCGGATTATGATGACTTCCGTCTTGAATAACACGAAAACACAAAAAGTCAAATTCTGGCTTCTCAAGAACTACTTATCgccaaaattcaaagaaacGATTcccaaattggcggaattctATAAGTTTGAATTCGAGCTTGTCGAGTACAAATGGCCAAAATGGTTGCATAAACAAACGGAAAAACAAAGAGTTATGTGGGGATACAAGGTAAATCTTATTAGAATTTTGGATAATCACacttgaaacttttcagattctatttttggatgttttatTTCCTCTAAATGTGGATAAAATCATCTTCGTAGATGCCGATCAAGTTGTTCGAGCTGATTTACAAGAATTGAtggatttcaatttaaatGGGGCTCCTTATGGGTAAGAATTACAATATAAGAACCCAATTAACTGTTATTATTCATTCAGATATGTTCCATTTTGTGAGAGTCGAACAGAGATGGATGGATTCCGATTTTGGAAAAGTGGATATTGGAAGAATCATTTGATGGGGCGAAAATATCATATTAGTGCACTTTATGTTGTTGATCTTAAGGTATATAAGGATTAATTTTGTGGATTACGGGAAATTGGGTTTCGAAAagtttgtatatttttaaaggaagctgtgaaaaactgtgcgcctttgaagaaTTACAGTAGCTTCCAGACTTCGTTGTTTTACAATTTAAGTCGTGGAAAACGAAGTAGTAGAAAAATGGAtcttatacaaaaaaaagtgaaataattgaagaaaacgAAGTAGAATCAAGTAGAAACTACCGTACTCTTACAAGGCTTACAATCTTGTTCGtaacaaaatattaatttcatttcCTATCTAACGTGCATGTTCTTTTATaatacaacatttttcaggcgTTCCGCGAGTTCTCAGCTGGAGACCGCCTTCGTGGTCGGTACGACAGCCTATCTGCTGATCCGAACAGTCTTTCGAATTTGGATCAAGATCTTCCGAACAACATGCTTCACGAAGTTCCTATTAAATCATTACCTCAGGAATGGCTTTGGTGTGAGACATGGTGTGATGATGGAAGTAAAGAAAAGGCAAAAACAATTGACTTGGTGAGATTTAATACTTTTAAGCACTTTTTGTGTTaaaccaatatttttaaaaaatatttttaaaaaatgtatttcagtGCAACAATCCACTGACAAAAGAACCAAAACTGAACTCGGCAAAACGTATTATCAAAGAATGGACAGAATACgattcagaaatttcgaaagttttgaATTCTGCAGATATCAACACTCCATCACCATCAGTGGATCGAGATGAATTATGATTTTCctgtattttttcattatttgaattttttgtttcttaaaCTGTATCCGAATTATCACAATtgtgttaaaaattgtattacttGAATGaatatgaataaatattttatgagCTTATACAAGGAGGAAGGACGGCTAGAAAACCCATGGCTTTAAGCAATCCAGTAACAATGTTTcaacaattccaaaattacCTCTGCTTTCGGGGGGATTTATTCAACTTCAAGATGTTCTTGtaaagcttttcaaaataaaataatctgCGTTCggggggaatcgaacccccgtCGAATGCTTGGAAGGCATCCATGCTGACCATTACACCACGAACGCGGTGATGTAACGAAAATGGATataaaaagaataaaatatCTTTATATGTACGATTTTATTGGGATTTATAGGGATGCATAGTCGGAAAATCAAGTTCCCGTCTTTTAAATACCTTTTCCATCCTTTCTTCACATAATCGCCGCGTTCGTGGTGTAATGGTCAGCATGGATGCCTTCCAAGCATTCGacgggggttcgattccccccGAACGCagattgttttattttgaaaagttttacaagAAGAATGAAGTTGAATAAACTTTGCTGGCAAATTTTACCTCTAcatttcgttgaaaatttaccaaaaccaAACTAACAAAACACTGATAATTTTAAAGTCATCATGTGGAGACTAACTAATGATAAGAACTGATAATCTATCTGATCTTGCATCAGCGAGAGATTATTGGAGAACTGATAAATACATTTCATTTGTAATCACATTTCAGTTCTATTTGCTGTTGGACACAATGAGGTAAGTGTCCACACTGATATTCTCGTATAGTTGAAATTCTTTTAGTGACAGTTTCAACTGGCCAGCTGGAAATAACGAGGCAAGAGAACGTTTGGGAGAAAAGTGAGTTTACTGAATTTCAAGGAGTTCCCCGGTCATTTTCTAAAGTAAAAACTAGGTTTTTTAGGCAtcgtaattttcagtttcgttgcattttttatttttcaatgtttaattgactactgtagcgcatCCATCAGAGGTAGGCACGGTTTCAAGGCCTGTGACAGCCTGAAACCTACCGGCCTCCTCGTCTAAATAATGCATTCTGgcgtgaaattaaaaaacctGGAGATTGAACCACAAGTTGCGATAGGTATATGTGTTTCTCCTATGCAGAGTTTGCCAGCAAATGTGTTCTAGGGCAAGGGTGTTCtggtaaaactttaaaaaataaaacaatctGCGTTCggggggaatcgaacccccgtCGAATGCTTGGAAGGCATCCATGCTGACCATTACACCACGAACGCGGTGGTTTTATAAAGAAATGATGGAAAGGGTATTTAAAAGACGGGAACTTGATTTTCCGACTATGTATCCCTATAAATCCCGATAAAATCGTACAtatatttatgttttcttcttttttatatcTATTTTCATCAAATCACCGCGTTCGTGGTGTAATGGTCAGCATGGATGCCTTCCAAGCATTCGacgggggttcgattccccccGAACGCagatcaaacttttttgaatgtataaaaaaagttttgttagtAACGGAATTGTTTTCACATATCCTTTTAATCAGATTTGAAAGTCTCCACTTGGACAGTCGAATTTCAACATCTCATGCAAAACCACTTTCAAATGCTGATCCAGTAGTTGTTCCAATTTATCATTCAAGTACTTATCGTTTCAAAACAGTTGATCAATTCAATGAAGACAATCACGGTGCCAACTTTGTATATCGTCGATGCGGAAATCCAACAACTGAAAATGTGGAAGTTGTGATTAATGAGATAGAAGGCGGTGCAGGATCCCTCCTATACAACTCGGGTCTTGCAGCGATTAGTGcagtttttctggaatttctgaGTTCCGGTGCTCATATGATTGTTATGAACCCAATTTATAGTGGTACATCATCATTTATTAATGAGACATTGGCTCGTTTTGGAGTTGAAATAACTTCTGTTGAcgttgaaaaagaaaaggattTTGCTGGAGCTGTTGAAAAAGCAATTCGGCCAAATACTAAGATGATTTACTTTGAATCAATTGCCAATCCAACGATGGCAGTTCCAGATATTTTGGGAACAATTGAAGTGGCAAAGAAATATAAGGTTAAAAAATATACGATTAAGAGAGCTAGATTAATTATTCAAGTAATCTattaattttactgtttttcagattcttaCATGTCTTGATGCAACTTTCTCATCTCCATACAACATTCAACCACTGAAACTTGGAGCAGACATCAGTCTTCATAGCTGGTAAGACTagttattccaaaatttaattcatAGGTGGATCGagtctcaaaaataaaacggaGATTggcagttgaaaatttgtctAGGCcacattaattttaaagtaaaactTTCCATTCTTTTAAAAGCGTCGAAGGAGAAGCATCAGTAAGGAAATGATTTGAATCATCTCCTATAGTGTTGAAATGTCCAAGTAAAAGACTTTAGTAAAAAGcttccagtttttgaaattttggcaagtAACCAGAACTTTGACTGGAAACTTTGaacaatttaaacattttgcagTGTTAGGTGCTCATACTGAACtacaataaatttgattttacaaaactcccactgattttttcgtaaataaaattcgaaaagaatTGCAGCTCAAAATACATTGGAGGACATACGGATGTGATTGCTGGAGTTGTTACAGTATCATCTTAtgataattggaaaaaacttaAACTTCAACAATTGACGACTGGAAGTTCTTTGGTAAGCAGTTTCtgagtagaaaaaaaaacaaaaaacttgaaacttgCAGAGTCCATACGACGCTGCCCTGTTGACCAGAGGTCTCAAAACTCTTGGATTGCGAGTTGAtaggatttcagaaaatgctcagaaaactGCAGAATTTCTAGAATCCCATCCAAAAGTTGAACGTGTCTTTTATCCAGGACTTCCATCCCACCCACAGCATCAATATGCTAAACAAGTAATGAAACAATTTGCTGGAATGATTGCATTTGATGTTGGAACTGCTGAAAATGCAATCAAGCTTGTTGAGGCTAGTTTATTAATCtaaatgaaaattctgaagaatTATTATTCCAGAGTCTTAAACTAATCATTCATGCAGTATCTCTTGGTGGTACTGAATCTTTAATCGAACATCCTCTGTCAATGTCTCATGGTAAACATTTACTTCGATATTTGGATGGTCCGACTGTTGCCCCTGGACTTCTCCGATTTAGGTACGCTCTGAGTTCTTCTGaatcaaaacttttgtatTTAAATTCTATTTAAAGTACATAACAGAAACTTTCTATCGGCAATTTTGACAATATCCGATTTTCAATTCGAAAGTGCTCccttaaaattgttttggccattttattttttccagttaaaaacattttttaaaaataacttaaataggagtaaattattagaaactacaatttaataatttttgcagcGTTGGCATTGAAAATGTGGAGGATATTATTGGAGATTTGAATGATGCCCTCGAGAAGCTTTGAGCAATTTCTTCAACATTTCGAAATcatttctctttaaaaaattaataacttcttttttcagttttttttcagattattgtCAAAAGTCTATAGATATTCTataaaagttcagaaaaatcatcGCTTGTGCCGTCTCACTTTTGTAACAAATGAATTGCAATCAGTGATTTATTGTACTTCTcctaaataaaaaagatgatATACAATAGAAAATGTAGAGAATTAGAGATTAATTGACATGATATCTATTGACAGGAAACAAGATGATTCTATCACTAGTGAAACGATTAAGAACTTGATAATATTGAATGTATCTCAAAAGGAAATTATATTGCTTAGAGATCATTGATTCTTTAGTAGAAGTGCACATTGAAAATGGCAATCACTATCAGGAAAACTGGAGAttggaatttagaaaaaatcttatacttttctgcaaaaaaaaaccgcgcGATTAAGAACTcggagaaacaaaaaaaaacattttcgttgcttgctaattagcaaaattttccaagtttcaattttgtttcaagGACGTCGACAAatgtttatctttttttgtaatttttggttttgtcaacaaattgaaaaaaaatctgttgcaaaactttccaaaaattaaaaaataatgaaatatggactttgaaaaaacaaaagataTTTTTGTCGTTATCATATTCTCATACCTCTTATCTCTCTTTCTGTAATATTCTCTCAATAGATTCTGTCTCTATTGACAAATGAGCTGCTCGGCGAGCAGCAGTGAGTTGGCTTGTTCTTCGTGACTCCACTTATCTTTTATCACTTCAACAACACTTCTCTCTGTCTgagaacagaaaaaattaatgaaaaatgtttttttctcaaatcgaGTTTTCTTAAAGTTTAAACGGACTAACAAAATGAATGTCAGTATTCAAGTAACTTCCCActaataaaatgaaattcccAAACATAATGCAAAAAGTCAGAATGTTAATGAGCATCTATTCTGTGTCTCTTCATTCTTTAATTCTCTCTATCTATCTCTTCGTCCCGCCCGTCTTCTCCGAAACAAAAGCAAACTGTGCTCCGATGCGGCGCGGAGCCCTGTGTGTGTGCCtgctcatttcaaaaatgagcacACTCAAATGTCGTGACAAGGCACCAATTTTCCGTCTTCTCAACCacatttttcttagttttctatATTATTTGAAGATTCTGATAATCAGCAATAAAATCggttaagtttcaaaaaaatttgaaactttagtTTTGTGTATCAACaattgctcaaaattaaaataatcaccgtaaattctttaaaaaattttagaacaacAGGATTAAATAAAACTTCCATAAAcgttaaaattcaaacaattacTTGTAAATTTAATTCTGATATTCAATTGTAAAACagttaccaaaaaaaagtacaaatttaaaaattaaaactttaaaggTACATATGTTGGAAACAATGTGACAACATGCCAAAAAGTtattgttatttaaaaaaaaacataagaaatatctttgaatttttaggcttaCAATTTCTAATAGTCAAaagaatgtttttgaaaaaatgtgtggttgggaaattttatttttaatattttgaagttCTCAATCAGATCATTTGACAAAATTAGACTGCAGgaatttgtctgaaataaattattaattttcaatattttattccctGTTTATAATTTTCGTGGCAGGACCCAAAATcgtttttcagatgttttacTTCATTTTGTCACTGACttctcaaaacaaaatataCTCTATCAATTCGAATGTATAAAGATAATTAATCAAGTATTGTGACCTAATTCCCTCTAATATTTCCTTCCGTCTTCTTTATCATTCCGTTATCATTCAAAGGTATTCAGGTCAAATCCACGTGGAGTTATCTCATCCCGCGCATCTCCTTCGATACTATCTTCTTATTCGGGGCGTCCTTGTACCTATCTTGAGACACAATCTGCGCATCGTAACGGTCCTGCAAGTAGGCGGAGCCTCATCCTCGTCTCCCCTCCCCAACCTATTTGTCCCGCCCGTCTCCAAAACGCCTTCAATTCGACATTCAATGTGTATGTCTGTGTCGGTTGTGCTGCGCTGTCGGTGTGTTCACATCTACTTTTTTGGACTGTTATATATATACTATTAGGTTATATTATTTTACTACTATATTCCAAACTATATTCATATGGTAAGTTGAAATTAGTAGACATTCTCCGATCTTTGGTGATTCAGCTTCAATGATTGGCTACAGGTTTCTTTCATAAAGCTAGGTTACCAAAGCTCGGCGTCTTGATCtacagttctttttttttttaaattttctgtaggtcttaaattttttcctaacaaaaaaaagtttttaaactgATAGTaagtagaaaaaagtttttgaaaaatgagagttGCGAAAAAGGCAATTCCATTCGCTATTTGATTGTATCACGAGATCGTCGGGTTGTGATTCCTCTCAACATTTCAAATCGATCGACTAAATGTTTGGTCAGTTGATTGGAAACGGATAGGGGGAAAATGGATTAATTTGATTTGATAACAATGATagaagggttactgtagttgatACTTGGCGTCTAGTAAGGATAACGAAATATGGCTTTAGcaaaaaacattcaaagtATTGATAGATTGTAAACTATTTGGAACAAGTTTTGGCATAATGCCAGAAAATGATTATATCATACTTGATCATTATAGGGTCAGCTTACCATATTTTCCTAATAGATGTGCACCCCCACAGCTCT containing:
- the uggt-2 gene encoding UDP-glucose:Glycoprotein Glucosyltransferase (Confirmed by transcript evidence) produces the protein MRLTHFLLFLANLKFCWNDNSINVRLNAKWRSSSILAEISEYIGKENPEAFWNFVNSVNQEIDETSNKNDSIRNKYDFGMSVANNILGPFEMKLLRFSLATRSISPRVQAHEQIGMEFKPEKCSFSFFVYGGQAGCQLSELNLNNYDDNNLKIFSFDHIYPVQSTAEKTILIYGELGTYELKNLLLEAQSLIEKHKNLRFVVRHFSRFSDQKPSLSGYGVELALKNTEYKAVDSSSTNKLDEPENLHGLNFKILKNRHLELQNELESLRENLEKQGEIVPLKQWQLKDLGFKTCQKLKSLTEIREMEILLQDFPTHARVTSHQNLNETLQRSIQKGQETLEAKGIESGTNILAINGRVIAKGDSFVDLFALMEKVEEEKKMVNEFVKGFGNSETEEFERINIPKMLTLVDLSSVKLSEHAFDYSIAEPVYLNDLESTRSPYKSLMLMLQPFPPGQIRPISRNIFNLIMFLDPFDSDDRVFDDVIRNFQTGIHIRFGFVPILDEAKYGKSIEEAVDSMIVPPTKKVFWKSKDSLINALKKGSRFVAEAGLTQLPLVLLNGYPLDVTSIERFESSLTQNIQKQTTRLQLALLHGLIEDSVQIDRWWFEKKTNPDIIQRLNQRITTAFNNKEFLNISRRSIQFLKNVHYFSEESDTVLANADVTTWIIADFENPSNRLFATKAIRSIASQKNNKIALIPNPSSSRSNDNPCSFNFENVGPNSDMTILSKIESFCMKNINLSPLDIGVNPGETVVVSNGLLIGPLAGRTELLKTDDFNYLDTFWKEKGATKAATFFNENTVYDVTISFYCSIAKKFKEDQQRMDFDEFMESGNGNTIIFPPIDSTNSTITVTWIANPVSREAQQIISVVKILQRITNSRIEIIFNPSADIQEMPIKRFYRFVANEKLLFNEDGSMENHSVVFSNLPQKQLLTMSLETNDAWMIEVKKAEYDLDNILLETASEDVEAVYSLEHILVEGTSRKMSGEASDGLEVELSSGGKNYDTIVMLNLGYFQLKAEPGVWNLHLRNGHSADEHKIVTIDSIPVENDIQIVVDSFSGKWVELSVEELTEPKESDDELSIESLLNSAKNYFASPEPSEVINVFSLASGHLYERFMRIMMTSVLNNTKTQKVKFWLLKNYLSPKFKETIPKLAEFYKFEFELVEYKWPKWLHKQTEKQRVMWGYKILFLDVLFPLNVDKIIFVDADQVVRADLQELMDFNLNGAPYGYVPFCESRTEMDGFRFWKSGYWKNHLMGRKYHISALYVVDLKAFREFSAGDRLRGRYDSLSADPNSLSNLDQDLPNNMLHEVPIKSLPQEWLWCETWCDDGSKEKAKTIDLCNNPLTKEPKLNSAKRIIKEWTEYDSEISKVLNSADINTPSPSVDRDEL
- the cbl-1 gene encoding plant cystathionine gamma-synthase (Partially confirmed by transcript evidence), producing the protein MIRTDNLSDLASARDYWRTDKYISFVITFQFYLLLDTMSDSFNWPAGNNEARERLGEKFESLHLDSRISTSHAKPLSNADPVVVPIYHSSTYRFKTVDQFNEDNHGANFVYRRCGNPTTENVEVVINEIEGGAGSLLYNSGLAAISAVFLEFLSSGAHMIVMNPIYSGTSSFINETLARFGVEITSVDVEKEKDFAGAVEKAIRPNTKMIYFESIANPTMAVPDILGTIEVAKKYKILTCLDATFSSPYNIQPLKLGADISLHSCSKYIGGHTDVIAGVVTVSSYDNWKKLKLQQLTTGSSLSPYDAALLTRGLKTLGLRVDRISENAQKTAEFLESHPKVERVFYPGLPSHPQHQYAKQVMKQFAGMIAFDVGTAENAIKLVESLKLIIHAVSLGGTESLIEHPLSMSHGKHLLRYLDGPTVAPGLLRFSVGIENVEDIIGDLNDALEKL
- the cbl-1 gene encoding cystathionine gamma-lyase (Partially confirmed by transcript evidence), which gives rise to MIRTDNLSDLASARDYWRTDKYISFVITFQFYLLLDTMSDSFNWPAGNNEARERLGEKFESLHLDSRISTSHAKPLSNADPVVVPIYHSSTYRFKTVDQFNEDNHGANFVYRRCGNPTTENVEVVINEIEGGAGSLLYNSGLAAISAVFLEFLSSGAHMIVMNPIYSDSYMS